DNA from Terriglobales bacterium:
TGATTCCTGGACGTTCGCGCTCCTCCGCGAAGAGATGCTCATGGCGGTTGATTTCGAATGCTTGCAGGATTGCAGCTTCAAGAAGGACCCGCGGCCCGAGCTCTTTCTTCGCGTCCAATATCGCCGCTCCGTAGTCCCATAGGATAGCCAGCCCCGCTCGAAGAGTATCCCAAGCCCGCCAAGCGGGCGGCCAAATGATGGTCGCAAATCCCACCGGGCGAACACATCGCAAACAGCCCGTTGTCCCAGCGCCGTAGGCGCGGAATGAAGATAGCCCAGGGCGGTGAGTCCGCCGAAGGCGGACGAGCAAGCCCCGGGGAGGCTCGGCTAGGATCTCGCGCCCGACTGGCGCCGAGCGAGTCCGCCACGGCGGACGGGGCGAGGCGGCAATAGGAGGGCGCCAACCGTAGGCGATCCCGAATACCTCCGCAAATGTAGAACGACCCGCCAGCTCATTCCCGAGCCGGCGGGTCGCCGGTAAGCTGTTGGGATTGGCCTGAGGCGGTCACTCTCATGAATCAGTGGCCACTGCCAACTCCTCAACGTGCGGAAGTTGCAGAAGGTTAGAGCAAACGCCCTAAGCCTCAGCCACCTCACGATTCCTGCATAAGTCCTGTTCCATGGACCACCTCCTTTCCCGTGTACCTCGAACCCTAATACGCTCCCGCGCGCCCCGTCAATCTCTTTGAAAGCATCGCATCCGCTCTGCCACTGCGTTCTTGCATTTTGCATTCTGCATTGTTTCTCGTGCTACGCTTCTTCCCCTTGCCTGCCGAACTGGAAAGCATCGCTGGCCTGGTGACGGCGGCGCTGGGCGGCGCCGCGGTCGGCCTGGAGCGCGAATGGTCCGGCCACGCCTCCGGACCCGACGCCCGCTTCGCCGGCATCCGCACTTTCACCCTGCTGGGCGGGATGGCCGGCATGGCCGGCTGGCTCTGGTCCCTCCAGTACACCGCGTTCGCGGCCATCCTCCTGTCCGCGGCTGCGGCCCTGGTGCTGGCCGCTTACATTTCCGCGGCCCGGCGCAGCGTGGAAGCCACCACCGAGGTCGCGGCGCTGGTGGTGCTGGGCGCAGGCCTGCTCAGCGGCATCGGACACCTGCGTCTGGCCAGCGCCATCTTTGCTCTTACGGTCCTGTTGCTGGCGGAAAAATCGCAGCTCCACGCCATGGTGGCCCGCATTGACGACGTCTCGCTCCGCGCCGGCATCCGCTTCGCCGTCATGGCCGTCGTCATCCTGCCGCTGTTGCCCGAGGGCCCCTACGGACCGCTGGGCGGCATCCGCCCGCGCCTGCTCTGGCTGCTGACCCTGTTCTTCTCCGGCCTGAGCTTCGGCGGATACATCGCTCGCCGTCTGGTCGGCGACCGCCTCGGCTACCCGCTGGCCGGATTGCTGGGCGGCATGGTCTCCTCGACCAACGTCACCTTCACATTTGCCCGCCTCAGCCGCGCGGAGGAACGCATGCGCGGCCCGCTCGCTTTGGGCGTGGTTGGCGCCTGCACGGTTTTGTTTCTTCGCGTGCTCACCGCCACCACCGTGCTCAAACCTCCGCTCACGCTCGCCCTCATTCCCTATTTTGCTGCGCCGTTCCTGGTGGGCGCGGTGTTCCTGCTGCCGCTTCTGCGCCGCGCGCCGGATCAGGTTGCAGCTCCGGTGGAGATGAAGAACCCTCTGCAGGTGTGGAGCGCGCTGCAGATGGCCGCACTGTTTCAGGTAGTGCTGTTCGGCGTGCATGCCATGGAACAGCGCTTCGGCGACGCCGGGTTGCTGGTCTCGGCCGCCGTCCTCGGGCTCACCGACATGGACGCGCTCACCATCTCGATGTCGCGTGCCGACATGGCCGTCACCTTGTGCGCCCGGGCCCTTACCGTCGGCGTCCTCTCCAACACCATCCTCAAGATGCTGCTGGCCGTCGTGTTGGGAAGAGGAACGTTCCGTCTCCAGGCTGGAGCCTTCCTTCTGGCCATGGCAATCGCCCTGGCCGCGTCGCTCTTCTGGCTTCGGTAGCCGGAAAAGTGGGCCTCGGCAGGTCGCACCTCCAGGCCCATTCGTAGAGACGCAGCCTGCTGCGTCTCGGAGACGTTGCAAGCAACCTGGGAAAACGGTGATCCGCCTACCCCTCCCAGCGATACATCCCTTTCTGCTCCAGCCCCACGTGCGCCAGCACGCGGCAGGCGAACTGTTTCGCCATCGCTTCCGCCCCCGACGGCCGGTTGTATAGTGCAGGGATCAGAGGGAAGATGGTCGCCCCCGCGTCGGCCGCGCGATACATGTTGCGAATGTGGATCTTGTTCAGCGGAGTCTCGCGCACGCACAGCACGAGCGGGCGCTTCTCTTTAAGGCAGACGTCGGCGGCCCGTTCCACCAGCCGCGTGGCCAGTCCATTGGCGACGCGCGCCAGCGTCCCCATGCTGCACGGGATCACGATCATGGCGTCGGCCGGATATGACCCGCTGGCGATGTTCGCGCCGATGTTGGCGTTGTTCTGCTCGCGGATCTTCTTCGACTTGCGCCCCACTACCTGCGCCACCAGGTTGGAGCGCCCGCGCAGGCCCAGCTCCTCCGCCAGCACGCGCAGAGCGTGCTCGGAGACCACCAGGTTGACGTGCGCCACGCGCTGGTCGCGCTCCAGCAGTCGCAGCAGCTCGCGCGCGAAGATCGCCCCGCTCGCCCCGGTGATGGCCACGGTGATGTTCTGCGGTGGGATGGACATGGGCGTCAATCTTAGCACTCAGCATTCAGCCGTCAGCACTCAGCCTGATGCAGAGAAGGTGTTAAGCTGATTGCTGATTGCTGAGTGCTGAGTGCTAGTCGCTAATCGCTTATTGCTTATCGCTCCCCGATGAATCCCGAGGCCTTGCGCAAGCTGTTCCATGAAGTTCGCACCGGCCGCCTCTCACCCGACCAGGCCGTCCGCCGCCTGCGCCACATGCCCTTCGAGGACCTGGGCTTCGCCAAGGTGGATCATCACCGCCCGCTGCGCGCCGGCATGCCGGAGGTCGTTTTGGCGGAAGGCAAGACGCCCGCTCAGACGGCGCGCATCTTCGAGCGTCTGGCTCGCCACGGCTCGAACGTCCTCGCCACGCGCGCTTCCCGCGAGCACTACGCTGCGGTCCGCAGGCGCGTACGCCGCGCTCGCTATGAGGAGCTGGCCCGCGCCATCGTGCTGCATCGCGACCACCGCCGGCACGGCAAAGGACGCATTGTCGTCGTCTCTGCCGGGACCGGCGACATCCCCGTGGCCGAGGAGGCCGTGGTCACCGCCGAGCTCATGGGCAACACCGTCGAGCACATCTACGACGTCGGCGTCGCCGGCATCCACCGCCTGTTCGCTCACCGCGACTCGCTCACCCGCGCCCGCGTCGTCATCGTCTGCGCCGGCATGGAAGGCGCGCTCCCCAGCGTGGTGGGAGGCCTGGTCAGCGTTCCCGTCATCGCTGTGCCCACCAGCGTCGGCTACGGCGCTTCGTTTGAAGGATTGGCCGCGCTACTCGGCATGCTCAACTCCTGCGCCTCCAGCGTCAGTGTCGTCAATATCGATAACGGCTTCGGCGCCGGCTACGTCGCCTCGCTGATCAACCGGCTGTGATGTTGCCGATGACAAGATGACCACATGACTGCATGAACCACATGTTCCGTGATCTGCTCGAAGTCGCCGTCGCCTACGCCCTGATCGAGGCCGCCCTCTGGACTCCGCGCCCGCAGCAGTTCTGGTGGTCTGTGGCGGCCATGGTTTGGGTGCTGGCCTCGACCATCGTCGGCCGCAAGCGCTTTCGCACTCTCGGCCTGGGTTCGCGCGGCTTCCGGGATACGCTGTGGATGGTGCCCGGCGCCCTTGCCGGGGCCGGCATCATGCTGCTCGCGGCTTGGCTGGAAGGCACACTGCATCCTCTGTTCGGCAGCCGGCCCGCCCTGGTGCATGCCCTGCTCTACCTGCCCTGGGCGCTGGCGCAACAGTTCCTCTTGCAGTCGTTCTTCTTCCTGCGGCTGGAGCGCGCCTTCGACAGCGGACGCCGCGGCGTGCTGGCCGCCGCCCTGCTCTACTCGCTGGCCCACATCCCCAATGAATCCATGGTGCTGGGCACACTGCTCTTCGGCCTCATCTCGTGCGACGTCTTTCGCCACGCCCGCAACGTCTACCCGCTCGCCCTGGCCCACTTCATCCTGGGACTGGCCTTCGCTGTCAGCGTCCCGGCCAGCGTGCATCACAACATGCGCGTCGGCCTGGGCTATTTGCGCTATCCGAACTGAGGGCGGCCACGAGAACCAGAGCAGTCAGCAGTCAGCAGTCAGCAGTCAGCAGTCAGGAATCGGCATCCGCCATCAGCAATCAGGTTGTCGGCTGTCGTCCATGACCCTGATGCCATCATCCTGAGCGACGAAGGGGCTCCCGCGCCCATACGCCCCAGCGGCAATGCGCGCAGCGCGGTGCCGCTGGTCGTGCGCCGGAAACCGGAGCGAAGGATCTAGGGGTTGCCGTTATCTCCCGCTCTTTCTTCGCGTTCTCTGCGTTCTCTGCGGCGAACCCTTCCCGAACACGCGAACAAAGATCTTGTCCACGTTCCGCAACTGCCGCTTCAGGTCGAACGCCTGCTCCAGTTTCTTCCGCGGCAGCCGCGCGGTGATCTGCTTGTCCTTCATCACCATCTCGCGGAAGTTGCCGCCTTCTTTCCACGCCCGCATGGCGTGGCGCTGCACCATGCGGTAGGCCTTCTCGCGCGACAGACCGCTCTCCGCCAGGTCCAGCAGCAGTTGCCCGCTGAACACCAGCCCTCCGGTGCTCTCCAGGTTCTGCAGCATGCGCTTGGGATAGACCAGCAGCCGGTCGATCAGGTCAGTGGTCTTGTGTAGCAGATAGTCCACCAGGATGGTGGAGTCCGGCAGGATGACCCGCTCGACGGACGAATGCGAGATGTCGCGCTCGTGCCACAGCGCCACGTTCTCCAGCGCCGCCTGCGCGTTGGCCCGCACCACGCGCGCCAGCCCGCTGATCTGTTCGCAGGTCACCGGATTGCGCTTGTGCGGCATGGCCGAGGAGCCCTTCTGCTTCTCGCTGAAGAACTCTTCCGCTTCGCGCACCTCGGTGCGCTGCAGGTGCCGGACCTCCGTGGCGAACTTGTCCAGCGACGACGCGATGCCCGCCAGTGTCGCCAGGTACTGCGCGTGACGGTCGCGGCTAATCACCTGCGACGACACCGCCGCCGCCTCGAGGCCCAGCTTCTCGCAGATCCTCTCTTCCAGCTCCGGATCGAGATGCGCGCAGTTGCCTACCGCGCCCGAGAGCTTGCCCACCCGCATCTCTTCCGCCGCCCGTTCCAGGCGAGCCCGTTGCCGCTCGATCTCGCTGTACCAGTTGGCCAGCTTCAGCCCGAAGGTGATGGGCTCGGCGTGCACGCCGTGCGTGCGTCCGATCATGGGCGTGCGCTGGAACTCGAGCGCGCGCCGCTTCAGCACCGCGCTCAGCTTCTCCAGGTCGCGCCGCAGGATTTCCGACGCCGCCTTCACCTGCAGCGCCTGCGCCGTGTCCACCACGTCGTTCGAGGTCAGCCCGTAGTGCAGCCAGCGTGACTCCGGGCCGATGTGCTCCGCCACCGCCGTGGTGAAGGCGATGACGTCATGCTTCACCTCCGCCTCAATAGCCAGGATGCGGGCCACGTTGAAGTCGGCCTTGGCGCGGATGGCTTCGGCCGCCTCCCGGGGCACGATCCCGGCCTCGGCCAGCGTCTCGGTGGCCGCCAGTTCCACCGCCAGCCACATGCGGAACTTGTTCTCGTCCGTCCAGATGTGCCCCATCTCGGGGCGCGTGTAGCGTGAGATCACGGCCTCGTCCTCGCCTCCGGCTGCGAATCGGGAACCGCCATTCTAAATGGCCGCGACGCATCTTTCCCAAAGTGGGCCTTGTCCCGTAAGTGGATGCGCCCTCCTTCCGCCGTGCGTTTTCCCGGCCGGCCACGCCCGCAGCTCCGCCTAGCATGAAGGTTGCGCCGCCTGCGCGCGCGGTACCCGCGTGGCTGGCGCCGTCCTCGCGGAGGATCAGCATGAAACCAGCTGCCAACGGCAGCCCATCCAAGCGTCCCTATCAGAAGCCGGAACTGCGCAAGCTGTCTCCGGCGGAAGCCCAGGCGCGCCTGCGGGAGCATGCGATGCGCGGCAGCACGGTGCCTTATCTGCTCCTGCATCGCCCGCCCCAGCGGGGTTGGGTCCGTTAGGACCCGTCAGCCCTTCCGTCGAGCGCTGCCGGTTTGGCTATGAACAGCGCGTCCAGTGCGATGGCAGAAGCGGCCCGGGATGAGCCTGCGGTCTCGGCTCTGGTCCGGTCGTTCCGCCGGTTCGCACGCGCCGCCGCTGTGGTTGCCATGCTGGTCGGCATCGTTGTCCTCGGTGGTTGGTTCTTCGACCTCGCCACGCTCAAAAGCGTCCTTCCCGGCCTGGTCGCCATGAACTTCAACACTGCGCTGAGCTTTGCGCTCGCCGGCCTCGCCCTCTGGCTGCTTGCGCCCGACTCGGTCTCAGCCGGCAAGTCTGGCCTTCACTTCACCGGCTTCGCCTGCGCCGCCCTGGTCACCCTGGCCGGCGCCCTCACGTTGAGTCAATACCTGTTCAACTGGAACGCGGGAATCGACCAACTGCTCTTCCCCGAACCTGCGCCCGCCGTCGATACCTCTCATCCCGGCCGCATGGCGCCGGTCACCGCCCTGAACTTTTTCCTGCTCGGTGCAGCCCTCCTCCTGCTGGAGACGCCCCGGCGCGTTCTCCAGTTCTTGCGCTTCTGCCTTGCCGCGGCAGTGTTCCTCTCCTCGTTTCTGGGCCTGATCGGCTACCTCTACGGCGTTCGCCAGTTCTACGGACAGGGACCGTTCACCGCCATCGCGCTCCACACCGCAGCCACTTTCTTCTTGCTCAGCCTGGGGATCATCTGTTCCCGGCTCGAGCAGGGGCCGACCGTCGCGTTTGCCGGCGACACCACGGGCGGCATGATGGCGCGGCGCCTCTTCCCCGCCGCCCTGCTGACCCCCACCGTCCTGGACTGGCTCCGCCTGCAAGGCGAAGCTCACAGTCTCTATGGGATGCACTTCGGCGTGGCCCTGTTCACCACCGCCAGCGCCATGGTCTTCGCCGCGCTGGCATGGCTCAACGCCGTTGCCCTGGACCGGCTCGACCGGCAGCGCCGCCAGGCCGAAGAAGGACTCCGCGAGCAGACCCGCATCCTGCAGTCCATCCTCGACTGCATGGGCGATGGCGTTGTGGTGGTGGACCAGGACCGGCGCTTCCTGGTTTTCAATCGGGCAGCGGAACAACTGCTCGGCCGCGGACCGGTACCGGCCGACCCGGCCTCCTGGCCCGAATTCTACGGGCTCTACTACCCCGACCGGATCACTCCTTTTCGCAGCGACGATCTTCCCAGTGCCCGTGCCCTGCGGGGGGAATCCACCGATGGTATCGAGTTCTTCGTCCGCCACCCGGGCCAGACCGAAGGCCGCTGGGCTCAGGCTTCCGGCCGGCCGCTGCTCGACGATCGCGGCCGCATTCGCGGCGCCGTGGTCGTCAGCCACGACATCACCCAGCGCAAGCGCTTCGAAGAGGCTCTGCGCCGCAGCGAGGAAAACTACCGCTCCCTGGTCGAGCACATCCCCGACGTGGTCTGGACCGCCGACTCTGAAGCCCGCGCCACTTTCATCAGCTCCAACATGGAGCGCCTCTCCGGCTTCACCGCAGAGGAGATCGAAGCAGGCGGGCCCGAGGTCTGGTTCCAGCGCGTCCATCCCGATCACGCCCAACGCGCCCGCGACGCCTACCGCGAGATGTTCGAAACCCGTGCGCCTCTGGATGTCGAATACCCCATCCAGCGCAAGGACGGCCGCTGGATCTGGGTACACGTGCACGCCGACCATGTCTACCAGGCCGAGGGTCGCGTCTTTGCCTCCGGCATCGTCTCCGACGTCACCCGCAGCAAGCAGCTCGAGGAGGACCTCCGCCGCCTCAACGCCGAGCTCGCCGCCGCCAACCAGGAGCTGGAACAACGCAGCCGCGAAGCCGAGCACGCCACCCAGCTCAAGAGCCGCTTCCTGGCCAGCATGAGCCACGAGCTGCGCACTCCGCTCACCGCCATCATCGGCTTCTCCGACCTGCTGGGCGAGGAGATCGCCGGCGCCCTCAACCCCAAACAGCGCCGCTACGTCGAGCACGCCCGCCAGGCCGCGCGCCACCTCCTCCAGCTCATCAACGACATCCTCGACCTCTCCAAGATCGAGGCCGGCCAAATCGAGTTCCGTCCGGAAACGTTCTCCGTCGCCGAAGCCCTCCCGGAAGTGCTCACCACCATCCGTCCCTTGTCGCTCGGCCGCCGCGTCCGCCTGCAGACCCGGATGGACGACCTGCGCGTGTTCGCCGACCGCATCCGCTTCAAGCAGATCCTCTACAACCTCATCTCCAACGCCATCAAGTTCACTCCCGAAGGCGGCTGCGTCTCGGTCGAATCCGCGCTGTGCGGGGCCTTCGTCGAGGTCTCCGTGATCGACACTGGCGTTGGCATCGCTGCCGACGAACTCGAAGTCATCTTCGATGAGTTCCGCCAGGTCGGCGACAGCGCCCGCGGCCTCAAGGAAGGCACCGGCCTCGGCCTGGCCATCACGCGCCGCCTGGTCGAGCAGCAGGGCGGAACCATCCGCGTCGCCAGCGAGCCCGGCCGGGGGAGCCGGTTCACCTTCGCGCTGCCGGCTGCGCTGCCCACCGAAGTCACCCGCGAGCCCGCTCCCCAGCGTCCTCGCGCTTCACGCCGCGTCCAGCCCCTTGTGCTCATCGTGGACGACGAGCCCGCCGCACGCGAGCTGCTGGTCGAGTACCTCTCGCCTCAGGGATATGAGCTTGCGACCGCCGCCTCCGGCGACGAAGGCTTACAGAAAGCGCGCGACCTGCAGCCCGACGCCATCACCCTCAACATGCTCATGCCGGGCAAGAACGGCTGGGAGACTCTGCGCCGGCTCAAAGCCGATCGTTCCACCGCCTGGATCCCGGTCATCATCGTCTCCGTCGTCGACCAGCGGAACGTGGGGTTCGCGCTGGGCGCTGCCGACTACCTGGTCAAGCCCGTGCCCAAGCAGGTGCTTCTGCAGGCGGTCCGCAAGTGGCTCCCGCGCACCGACGGCCGGCCCTCCATCCTGGTGGTCGATGACGAACCGCAGGCCCTGCAGATGATGGCGGAAGTGCTGGAGGCTGCCGGCTATCGCATCGCCAAGGCTTCCGGCGGTCGCGAAGCCCTGGAAGCCATGCGCCGCCATCCGCCCCACGGCCTTCTGCTCGACCTGCTCATGCCCGAAGTGGACGGCTTCGAGGTCATCCGCCAGATGAAAGAAGATGGCGCCCTGCGCGACATTCCCGTCTTCGTTCTCACCGCCAAGGACCTCACCGAGGTGGACGTCGAGTTCCTTCGCCAGCAGACCCGAGCCTTCTTCCGCAAGAACGCGTCCTGGAAGCAGGAATTGCTGGCTCAGGTGCAGGCCGCAGTCTCCCGCACCGCGGAGGGCGCTCGCCCATGAAGCGCATCCTGCTGGCCGAGGATAATCCCATGAACCGGGAGCTGATCCGCGACGTGCTGGAAGCCCTGGGCTGCGAGGTCATCGAGGCCGAAAACGGCGAGGCCGCTCTGCGCAAGCTGCGCGAGCTGCCGCCCGACCTCGTCCTGCTGGACGTGCAGATGCCCGGACTGGACGGCTACGCGGTGCTCGGCCAGGTGCGCGCGGATGCCCGTCTGTCCCACCTGCCGGTCATCGCGCTCACCGCCTTTGCCATGCGCGGCGACCGCGAGCGGATGCTGGCGGCCGGCTTCGACGCCTATCTCAGCAAGCCCATCGACTTCGACCAGCTTCGCGCCGAGATCGAGCGCCTCTGCAACCACCGCTCAGCGCATTGAGTACGCGCGCTCGTCCCCTTGCAGGCCGGAGAGGGCTTCCTGCATCAGCGGGCGCAGGGCTTCCACACTCACGCCCAGCGTGCTCCCGGAGAAGCCTTCGAGATAGGCCGCGTTGATGCCGATCACTTCCCCGCGGGCGTTGAACACCGGGCCGCCGGAACCGCCGTGCGCCGTGGCCGCGTCGTAGATCAGGTTGTGGCCGACCACGTCGCCCAGGTGGCCGAACGTGGCCGAAGGACGGATGAGCAGCAGGCTGGCCAGTTCCCGGGTCACCGCCATCTCGTCCTCGCGATTCACCAGCCGCCGGTAGACCGCGCGCGGGCTCTTGGCCACCATGGCCGCGGTGCCCATCGGATATCCCACCACCACGACCGGATCGCCCGGCACGGCGGGCCGCGCGGCCAGCGGCAAGGCCCGCAGATTTGCTGCCGAAGCCTGCGGCTCGAAGCTCACCACGGCCAGGTCGGCTTCGTCCGAGACCGTGACCTTGGTGACGCGCAGCCCTTCGCCCACTCCGGGGAAGAAGGCTTCCAGGCGCTCGAGTTTGGGCCGCGCGCCGCGGCGCATCAGCGCTTCCGCTTGTTCGTCTTCGAACCAGGGTTCGGCGACGTGGCGGTTGGTGGCGATCAGCCCCGCGCCCACCACGAACCCGGTGCCGGAAAAACGCATGCGCAGCTTCCCGCGCCGGCCCACAACCGCGGGCCGCCCGCTGAAGGTGTAGGTCCCGTAGAGGAAACCGATGGAGTCGCGGTGCCGGTTCAGCACCACCGCAGGCATGGCCTGTTCCTGGCGCACCGCCTCCAGTTCGGCCGAGAGCCGCTCCACCCGCTGGGCGAATCGTTGCGCGGAGCGTTCCGCCGCCATCTGCGAACCGCCGGCGACCAGCGCGAGCAGGACGGTGACTCCCGTCATCGCCGCCCACGGCGCGTATCCGCGCGCGGCCTTTCCGGCGTGCTCGCTCGCCCGTTGCACTGCTGGCGTCATTCCGCCTCACCTTGCTCTCGGATGCAAGCCCTTTGCCGTAACTGACTGGATACCGGCGTATCCGCCCCGCGCCGCTGTTTCTCCTTCGCTTGACTGGCAATTCCCGGCCCCGGGGTCTAGAATGTGCCGGTCTTTTCTTCTCCTGTCCCGGAAGCGTGAGCGCGCTTCCCATCGTTCTGACAGCCAACAATCCGGAGGATTCCCCATGAAGAAACATTTCGCATTGCTCTTGGCGTTCCTGCTCGTCTCCAGCCTGGTGGCGCTGGCGGGCGATGCCGCGGGCGCGCCCAAGATCCTGCGCATTTTCAAGGCCGAGACCGCGCCCGGCCGCAGCGCCACCTACGATGCCGCCGTGCGCCAGGTGCGGCAGGCGGTGAACGCCGGCAAGGCCGACTTCCACTGGATCGCGGCCCGGCCCTTCACCGGTGACGCCAACCAGATCATGTTCCTCACCTTCGCCGATAATTTCGCCGAAGTCGAGCGCTCCGAGGAGAGCTTCAACAAGGCCGCCATGGCCACCTTCCAGAGCGCCGACTTCACCCGCAGCATTGCCGAATCCGAACGCAGCGGCAAGAACATCGTGGCCAAGCTGCGCGAGGACCTTTCCTACAACCTGGGCAGGTTCGACGTGGCCAATGCGCGCCACTGGGAAGTCAGCTTCGTCGAGGTCCGTCCCGGCTACGGCATGGATTTCTCCGAGATGGAGCGCGAAGCCATCGATCTGCACAAGCGCGCCAACATCGATGAGGTGTGGGCCGCCTACGAAGTCGAGTACGGCGGCACGCCGGGGATCCTGTTCCTCACCCCGCTGCGCTCGCTCGCCGATCTCGACCGCGACCTGAAGAAGGAGCACGAGGCCGTATTCACTCCCGCCATCCGCCGCCGCTTCTCGGCCGTGGCCCGCGAGGGAATCGCGCAGGAGAAGAGCCAGATCATCTCCGTGCGGCCCGACCTCAGCCGTCCCACCGAAGCCATCGTGGCCGCCAACCCCGACTTCTGGACCGTGAAAGAAGAAGCTCCGGCCGTTGCCGCCAAGGGCAAGAAGACCGCCAAGGTGCAGCAGGCGGCGCAGAAGTCCGAAGCCAGGCAGTAGCGTTAGCCGTTTTCTGGGAGCCGGCGGCGGAAAGCCGCCGGCTTCCTTCTTGTGCGGCGCTCGCTTACTTCTCTGCGAGGTAGACGCTTAGCGTGAGTTCCGGCTGCTCGTCCTCTTCATCGCCGGAGGGAACCAGGCCGCTGAAGTCCACCGAGAGGCGCGTCTTCTCGTGCGCGAGGATGAAGCGCCATTGCGATTCCTCGCGGGTCTCTTCCGCCTTCCATGCCGGGAAGCACGCCCGTGCGCGTTTGGCCAGCGCGACGAACTCGCGCTTGCCCTTGGCCGGGTCCGGGCGGAATCCAAGCGAGCAGAAGTAGCCCTGCTCACTGGCCTCGCACGAGGCTGCGCCCGGCGCTTTCAGCTTGCCTTCCCACATGGCCGTGAATCCTTCCAGGGGCTGGCCGCGCAGCGCCGCGAACCGCGTGGGCGCTTCGCGCAATACAGATTCGAAGTAGCCGCAAAGCGGGTCGCGGGCCTCAGCTTTCTGCGCATCCTGCCCGGAAGCGGAGAGCAGGACGGCGAGAACCAGGAGTTGCGCGCGCAGAAGTCTCATCGGCAGGCTCCGGAGGGTGTACTGTGCCACGGTCCGGCGCCCGGGAGCAACTTTGTTCATGGCTCGGCCATGCATATCGTGATACGATATATATCGCATGTCCTTCTACCAGGCCCTGGCTGAGTTCCGCTACCGTATACGCGGTTTCCTGGAGTTCAGCCAGCGGGCGGCGGCCGCCGCCGGCTTGGAGCCTCAGCAGCACCAGGGTTTGCTGGCTTTGCGTGGCCTCCCTCGCGGGCTTCAGCCCACCATCCGCACGCTGGCGGAGCGCCTGTGCATCCGTCACCACAGTGCGGTAGAACTGGTGAACCGGCTGGCGCGCGCCGGACTGGTGACCCGCAATCACGCCCCAGGGGACGCACGCGTCGTGCTGCTGCGCCTGACGCCGCGCGGCGAGCGCCTGCTCGACCGCCTTTCCCGCCAGCATCGCGCCGAGTTGCGGGTGGCTGCTCCAGCCCTGGTCCGCGCCCTTCAGAGCGTCATCGCGAAGCCTCCCGTCCGAGCCCGCCGGCCGGTTCGGCGTCCAGCCCATGCCAAGGACAAACGATGAGCCCGTCACGTCTCAGCCCCGGGCATCCCCCGGCGCAGTTCCGGCTGCTGATGGTTTCCCTGCTGGCGGGCGGCATCGGTCTGGCTGCGGGCTTCATCGCCTACGGCCTCTATTCGCTCATCGGCTTCTTCAGCAACCTGGTCTTTTTCCAGCGGGTGGAGTTCACGCTGCCTTCGCTGCAGGACCACCACTTGGGACTCTGGGTGCTGGTGGTGCCAGCGCTCGGTGGCCTGATAGTCGGACTGATGGCGCGCTACGGCTCTTCCCGCATTCGCGGGCACGGCATCCCTGAGGCCATGGAGGCGGTGCTGGTGCAGCAGAGTCGCATCGAGCCGCGCGTCGCGTTGCTCAAGCCGCTTTCCGCCGCCATCGCCATCGGCACCGGCGGCCCCT
Protein-coding regions in this window:
- the purB gene encoding adenylosuccinate lyase — translated: MISRYTRPEMGHIWTDENKFRMWLAVELAATETLAEAGIVPREAAEAIRAKADFNVARILAIEAEVKHDVIAFTTAVAEHIGPESRWLHYGLTSNDVVDTAQALQVKAASEILRRDLEKLSAVLKRRALEFQRTPMIGRTHGVHAEPITFGLKLANWYSEIERQRARLERAAEEMRVGKLSGAVGNCAHLDPELEERICEKLGLEAAAVSSQVISRDRHAQYLATLAGIASSLDKFATEVRHLQRTEVREAEEFFSEKQKGSSAMPHKRNPVTCEQISGLARVVRANAQAALENVALWHERDISHSSVERVILPDSTILVDYLLHKTTDLIDRLLVYPKRMLQNLESTGGLVFSGQLLLDLAESGLSREKAYRMVQRHAMRAWKEGGNFREMVMKDKQITARLPRKKLEQAFDLKRQLRNVDKIFVRVFGKGSPQRTQRTRRKSGR
- the larB gene encoding nickel pincer cofactor biosynthesis protein LarB, producing the protein MNPEALRKLFHEVRTGRLSPDQAVRRLRHMPFEDLGFAKVDHHRPLRAGMPEVVLAEGKTPAQTARIFERLARHGSNVLATRASREHYAAVRRRVRRARYEELARAIVLHRDHRRHGKGRIVVVSAGTGDIPVAEEAVVTAELMGNTVEHIYDVGVAGIHRLFAHRDSLTRARVVIVCAGMEGALPSVVGGLVSVPVIAVPTSVGYGASFEGLAALLGMLNSCASSVSVVNIDNGFGAGYVASLINRL
- a CDS encoding CPBP family glutamic-type intramembrane protease yields the protein MNHMFRDLLEVAVAYALIEAALWTPRPQQFWWSVAAMVWVLASTIVGRKRFRTLGLGSRGFRDTLWMVPGALAGAGIMLLAAWLEGTLHPLFGSRPALVHALLYLPWALAQQFLLQSFFFLRLERAFDSGRRGVLAAALLYSLAHIPNESMVLGTLLFGLISCDVFRHARNVYPLALAHFILGLAFAVSVPASVHHNMRVGLGYLRYPN
- a CDS encoding MgtC/SapB family protein, with the translated sequence MPAELESIAGLVTAALGGAAVGLEREWSGHASGPDARFAGIRTFTLLGGMAGMAGWLWSLQYTAFAAILLSAAAALVLAAYISAARRSVEATTEVAALVVLGAGLLSGIGHLRLASAIFALTVLLLAEKSQLHAMVARIDDVSLRAGIRFAVMAVVILPLLPEGPYGPLGGIRPRLLWLLTLFFSGLSFGGYIARRLVGDRLGYPLAGLLGGMVSSTNVTFTFARLSRAEERMRGPLALGVVGACTVLFLRVLTATTVLKPPLTLALIPYFAAPFLVGAVFLLPLLRRAPDQVAAPVEMKNPLQVWSALQMAALFQVVLFGVHAMEQRFGDAGLLVSAAVLGLTDMDALTISMSRADMAVTLCARALTVGVLSNTILKMLLAVVLGRGTFRLQAGAFLLAMAIALAASLFWLR
- a CDS encoding UbiX family flavin prenyltransferase, translated to MSIPPQNITVAITGASGAIFARELLRLLERDQRVAHVNLVVSEHALRVLAEELGLRGRSNLVAQVVGRKSKKIREQNNANIGANIASGSYPADAMIVIPCSMGTLARVANGLATRLVERAADVCLKEKRPLVLCVRETPLNKIHIRNMYRAADAGATIFPLIPALYNRPSGAEAMAKQFACRVLAHVGLEQKGMYRWEG